In one Natronomonas pharaonis DSM 2160 genomic region, the following are encoded:
- a CDS encoding protein adenylyltransferase SelO, translating into MAFSFDTSYKDLDSKLYSGATPKNIDDPEVLVLNADLCDALGLNKEDLDSQLLSGQDTLEAPIAQAYAGHQFGNFTVLGDGRAMVLGEHVHDGSRYDIQLKGSGRTPYSGRGDGNATVSSMLREYIYSYSMQNLGIKTSRSLSVVETEESVQRRRTEPGAVLVRVMNSHIRYGTFQYVAHRAPEELASFTDYVIDRHYPHLDGADKKYVKFFDEVMRSSIDMVVDWMRVGFIHGVMNTDNMSIDGETFDYGPCAFMNYYDEDTVFSSVDKRGRYSFGSQRDILKWNLERFAESLKPLFDESAHGFDELEATLGNFDETFDAKYYSMMRKKLGIKSDGEKPLIDRFVDWLRESGADYTNTFLELENPGTFAAPVYSSTEFNHLQSELAAVGLDKQLMAEANPRYIPRNYLVEEALNEYLEKKDLSKFRRLLDVLENPYESKDVDSQFQQPPPEEFDSKYTTYCNT; encoded by the coding sequence ATGGCTTTTTCATTTGATACGAGCTACAAAGACTTGGACTCCAAGCTCTATTCGGGAGCGACGCCAAAGAACATCGATGACCCGGAGGTTCTAGTTCTTAATGCGGATCTATGTGATGCCCTCGGCCTAAACAAAGAGGACTTAGACAGCCAGCTCCTTTCAGGGCAGGATACGCTGGAAGCGCCGATCGCCCAAGCATATGCAGGACATCAATTTGGGAATTTCACTGTCCTTGGCGACGGAAGGGCGATGGTGTTGGGCGAGCACGTACACGATGGCAGTAGATACGATATTCAATTGAAAGGCTCTGGCAGAACTCCTTACTCGGGAAGAGGGGACGGAAACGCGACCGTTAGCTCCATGCTCAGAGAGTATATTTACTCGTATTCGATGCAGAACCTTGGTATAAAAACGTCTAGGAGCTTGTCGGTCGTAGAAACCGAAGAATCAGTACAGAGGCGGAGAACGGAACCCGGAGCCGTCCTCGTGAGGGTGATGAACAGCCACATTAGATACGGGACGTTCCAATATGTTGCACACCGAGCCCCCGAAGAACTCGCGAGCTTCACCGATTACGTAATCGACAGACACTACCCCCACCTGGATGGTGCTGATAAAAAATACGTGAAATTCTTTGATGAGGTTATGCGGTCTTCTATAGACATGGTTGTTGACTGGATGCGGGTCGGATTCATACACGGCGTCATGAATACAGACAACATGAGTATAGACGGAGAAACATTTGATTACGGCCCATGTGCCTTCATGAACTATTATGACGAGGACACCGTCTTCAGCTCAGTCGATAAAAGGGGTAGATATTCCTTCGGGAGCCAACGAGATATCCTGAAGTGGAATCTCGAACGCTTTGCGGAATCCCTCAAGCCGCTCTTCGACGAATCAGCTCACGGCTTTGATGAGCTAGAAGCCACGCTGGGCAATTTTGACGAAACATTCGATGCGAAGTACTACAGCATGATGAGAAAGAAGCTGGGAATCAAATCAGATGGAGAGAAACCACTAATAGATAGGTTCGTAGACTGGCTTCGCGAGTCAGGCGCAGACTATACGAATACGTTCCTCGAATTGGAAAATCCCGGCACCTTTGCGGCCCCAGTCTATTCATCTACGGAGTTCAACCACCTCCAGAGTGAGTTAGCTGCTGTTGGCTTGGACAAGCAACTGATGGCGGAAGCCAATCCTCGCTACATCCCCCGCAACTACTTGGTAGAAGAGGCGCTGAATGAGTATCTGGAAAAGAAGGACCTATCCAAATTCCGTCGTCTACTGGATGTTCTGGAGAACCCGTATGAATCGAAGGATGTGGATTCGCAATTCCAACAGCCGCCGCCGGAGGAATTTGATTCAAAATATACGACGTACTGTAATACGTGA
- a CDS encoding winged helix-turn-helix domain-containing protein: protein MPVDFETHEPGNPRVDLSEGTNARRLLEFLLKTPSVGYTPAELAEETGVPRGSVGPTLNRLEAAGLVRHKEPYWAAAEDDRIAAATAAFIGVETVASTYSDDWYAQNDGWDEELPDLSDEET from the coding sequence ATGCCCGTCGATTTCGAAACACACGAACCTGGAAACCCCCGCGTGGACCTGTCAGAAGGGACCAACGCGAGGCGATTGCTGGAGTTCCTGTTGAAGACACCGTCCGTCGGATACACGCCAGCGGAATTGGCAGAAGAAACAGGGGTCCCGCGTGGGAGTGTTGGACCGACATTGAACCGGCTCGAAGCTGCGGGGCTCGTTCGTCACAAGGAACCGTATTGGGCAGCCGCGGAAGACGACCGGATCGCAGCAGCAACGGCTGCCTTCATTGGGGTCGAGACGGTAGCTTCCACGTACAGCGATGACTGGTACGCTCAGAACGACGGGTGGGATGAAGAATTGCCCGACCTGAGCGACGAGGAGACGTAG
- the pstA gene encoding phosphate ABC transporter permease PstA, with translation MSTPADTPTGEGLFDDVDLGWEHLKNRLFKYLLFGAAMFGVVALGVLIFDVITDFYVGLTEFNISLVDFVTRDGSRRPELSGFRGAIVASVMLMALTAFLSFFIGVGSAIYLEEYAPDNRITRLIEANLANLAGVPSIVYGLLALAALRNGIGLGPIVLVGGVALALLVMPIIIVSSQEALRAVPDSVRRGSYATGATQWQTIRKVVLPAALPGIFTGTILALARAIGETAPLLMVGALFVNRMPRGLMDRFSGMPTQIYSWAAEPSQHFIHLAAVGIVVLLTFMLVMNGIAVYLRNKYETEI, from the coding sequence ATGAGCACGCCGGCCGACACCCCGACCGGAGAGGGTCTCTTCGACGACGTCGACCTTGGCTGGGAGCACCTGAAGAATCGGCTGTTCAAGTACCTCCTCTTCGGGGCGGCGATGTTCGGCGTCGTCGCGCTCGGGGTACTCATCTTCGACGTTATCACCGACTTCTACGTCGGTCTGACCGAGTTCAACATCAGTTTGGTCGATTTCGTCACCCGTGATGGGTCCCGGCGTCCCGAGCTGTCCGGCTTTCGGGGTGCAATCGTCGCCTCGGTGATGCTGATGGCGCTTACGGCGTTCCTGTCGTTCTTCATCGGCGTTGGCTCGGCAATCTATCTCGAGGAGTACGCCCCCGACAACCGCATCACGCGGCTCATTGAGGCGAACCTCGCGAACCTCGCCGGCGTCCCCTCCATCGTTTACGGACTGTTGGCGCTGGCGGCACTTCGGAACGGTATCGGCCTCGGGCCTATCGTCTTAGTCGGTGGGGTCGCGCTGGCGCTACTCGTGATGCCGATTATTATCGTCTCCAGTCAGGAGGCGCTGCGGGCGGTCCCCGACAGCGTCCGTCGTGGGTCCTACGCAACTGGCGCGACCCAGTGGCAAACCATCCGCAAGGTCGTCCTCCCCGCGGCACTCCCCGGCATCTTTACCGGGACAATTCTCGCGCTTGCGCGTGCTATCGGGGAGACCGCACCGCTTCTGATGGTGGGTGCGCTGTTTGTCAACCGAATGCCAAGAGGCCTGATGGACCGCTTCAGCGGTATGCCGACCCAGATTTACTCGTGGGCCGCCGAACCGAGCCAGCACTTCATCCATCTTGCGGCGGTGGGTATCGTCGTGCTGTTGACGTTCATGCTGGTGATGAACGGCATTGCAGTCTATCTGCGGAACAAGTACGAAACGGAGATATAA
- a CDS encoding PhoU domain-containing protein has product MTDRTLPDGGPIERKVQVTGGSTYTVSIPKFWANDRDIGSGSPVYLYPFDDRLVVARPDADGQAQRTHIDVDTVGDDAIKKQVEAAYAAGVDEIAVTSDTGFSAVQRRTATRAITNLVGMEIASETERELLAKSLLDPAEISLDDTVDQIRQIALSMHENAVSSVLSSETDEEMTAHIISRDDDVDRLFALVSRQFCRILTDIREVETLRAGRRTVFTQFRVARQLERIADHAERIADVGSRLEAPPSNELASAFEAVAADARRVVRTALDGNTGEALLRRDSVDERIDELDRRLYEDPPPEVYLYGRLLESIRRTAGYGGNIAEIITLDRIMGDV; this is encoded by the coding sequence ATGACCGACCGAACGCTCCCGGACGGCGGCCCGATAGAACGGAAGGTGCAGGTAACGGGTGGATCGACATACACGGTTTCAATCCCGAAGTTCTGGGCCAATGACCGCGACATCGGCTCCGGATCGCCCGTGTATCTTTATCCGTTCGATGACCGGCTGGTTGTCGCCCGTCCTGATGCGGACGGCCAAGCCCAACGGACCCACATCGATGTCGATACGGTTGGCGACGACGCTATCAAAAAGCAGGTTGAGGCAGCCTACGCCGCCGGCGTAGACGAGATAGCCGTGACCTCTGATACTGGCTTTTCTGCGGTACAGCGTCGAACGGCCACCCGGGCGATAACGAACCTCGTCGGGATGGAAATCGCCAGCGAGACTGAACGGGAGCTGCTGGCAAAAAGCCTGCTTGACCCAGCCGAGATCTCGTTGGATGACACCGTCGACCAGATACGACAGATTGCGCTGTCGATGCACGAAAACGCTGTTTCCAGCGTGCTCTCCAGCGAAACCGACGAGGAAATGACCGCCCATATCATTTCACGGGATGATGACGTCGACCGGCTGTTCGCGTTGGTGAGCCGCCAGTTCTGCCGCATCCTTACCGACATTCGGGAAGTCGAGACGCTCCGGGCGGGGCGTCGAACTGTTTTCACACAGTTTCGTGTCGCCCGGCAACTTGAGCGCATCGCTGACCACGCCGAACGCATCGCCGATGTCGGGTCCCGGCTTGAAGCGCCACCGAGCAATGAACTCGCCAGTGCGTTCGAAGCCGTTGCCGCCGACGCCCGTCGGGTTGTCAGGACGGCACTCGACGGCAATACCGGTGAAGCGCTGCTGCGCCGCGACAGCGTCGATGAGCGAATCGACGAACTAGACCGTCGGCTCTATGAAGACCCACCGCCGGAGGTCTACCTCTACGGGCGGCTGCTGGAGAGCATCCGCCGGACCGCCGGATACGGCGGCAACATCGCCGAAATCATCACGCTCGATAGGATTATGGGGGACGTATGA
- the pstB gene encoding phosphate ABC transporter ATP-binding protein PstB, protein MATQETDDSLISTDVQTDATERGDQPDETVVETKHLDVHYGDEQALDDVSIDIPENKVTALIGPSGCGKSTFLRCINRMNDQIDACRVDGKVVFKGKNVYDDDVDPVALRRKIGQVFQTPNPFPKSIRENVVYGLEVQGEPASDEDVERALRGAALWDEVNNQLDSSGLDLSGGQQQRLCIARAIAPDPEVILMDEPTSALDPVAASKIEDLIDELVEDYTVIIVTHNMQQAARISDKTAVFLTGGNLVEFDDTTNIFENPEDDRVEDYITGKFG, encoded by the coding sequence ATGGCAACACAGGAAACAGACGACTCACTCATTTCGACCGACGTACAGACAGACGCGACCGAACGGGGCGACCAGCCCGACGAAACCGTTGTCGAAACGAAACACCTCGACGTCCACTACGGCGACGAGCAGGCGCTCGACGACGTCAGCATCGACATCCCCGAGAACAAGGTGACCGCACTCATCGGTCCCTCGGGATGTGGAAAGTCGACGTTCCTGCGGTGTATCAACCGGATGAACGACCAGATTGACGCGTGCCGGGTCGATGGCAAGGTCGTATTCAAGGGCAAGAACGTCTACGACGATGACGTCGACCCCGTGGCCTTGCGCCGGAAAATCGGACAGGTGTTCCAGACACCCAACCCGTTCCCCAAAAGCATCCGTGAGAATGTTGTCTACGGACTCGAGGTACAGGGCGAACCCGCAAGTGACGAGGACGTCGAACGCGCCCTCCGTGGTGCGGCACTGTGGGACGAGGTCAACAACCAACTCGATTCATCGGGCCTCGATCTGTCGGGTGGCCAACAACAGCGGCTCTGCATCGCCCGTGCCATCGCGCCCGACCCGGAGGTCATCCTCATGGACGAACCGACATCGGCGCTGGACCCCGTCGCCGCCTCGAAAATTGAAGACCTCATCGACGAACTCGTCGAGGACTACACCGTCATTATCGTCACCCACAACATGCAGCAAGCCGCCCGCATCTCGGATAAAACGGCGGTCTTTCTCACCGGTGGCAACCTCGTTGAGTTCGATGATACGACGAACATCTTCGAGAATCCGGAAGACGACCGTGTTGAAGACTACATCACCGGGAAGTTCGGCTAA
- a CDS encoding IS1595-like element ISNph2 family transposase — protein sequence MFPFELLSSEASAANLLEQVRWREGLCCPRCRSESVIKHGSYREYQRYLCKDCDRTFNDKTGTIFAHAKIGLDKLLFAFYSLLRFNTSIRQLDAEIDVSYRSLRRRVEQFARTLDAPAINLVGPVEIDEFYVSAGKKGRKRDRESRSRALSKRGRGTYEEDKPPVFTLVDRGTGQRYVVPAKSADEATVRLLLENHEKESLTVYTDGFRAYDPLDDDEDFHRESVIHGDGEYVDGDAHVNTCESHASLARRWLSPHRGVSKDKLTAYLRPFQLRRRILRKPGREALKQIIREVL from the coding sequence ATGTTCCCATTTGAATTGCTGAGCTCAGAGGCGAGCGCCGCGAACCTGCTGGAGCAGGTTCGCTGGCGCGAGGGCCTCTGTTGCCCGCGCTGCCGGTCTGAGTCGGTGATCAAACACGGCAGCTATCGAGAGTACCAGCGGTATCTCTGTAAGGATTGCGACCGCACGTTCAACGACAAGACCGGCACGATCTTCGCGCACGCGAAGATCGGCCTCGACAAGCTGTTGTTCGCGTTCTACTCGTTGCTCCGGTTCAACACGAGTATCCGCCAGTTAGACGCTGAAATTGACGTGTCGTATCGCTCACTTCGCCGGCGCGTCGAGCAGTTCGCCAGAACGCTCGACGCGCCAGCCATCAACCTCGTTGGCCCGGTCGAGATCGACGAGTTCTACGTCTCTGCCGGGAAGAAGGGCCGCAAGCGCGACCGAGAGTCGCGCTCGCGTGCTCTCTCGAAACGCGGACGAGGAACGTATGAGGAGGACAAACCACCAGTGTTCACGCTCGTTGATCGCGGCACCGGTCAGCGATACGTCGTCCCGGCGAAATCCGCCGACGAAGCGACGGTGCGACTCCTTCTCGAAAACCACGAGAAGGAGTCGCTAACCGTCTATACCGACGGATTTCGGGCATACGATCCACTTGACGATGATGAGGACTTCCACCGAGAATCAGTAATTCACGGTGACGGCGAGTACGTTGATGGAGACGCACACGTGAACACGTGCGAGAGCCACGCGTCGCTGGCGCGACGGTGGCTCTCGCCACATCGAGGCGTCTCAAAGGACAAACTGACAGCGTATCTTAGACCGTTCCAACTTCGGCGACGAATCCTCCGCAAACCGGGACGAGAAGCACTGAAACAGATTATTCGAGAAGTTCTCTGA
- a CDS encoding type II toxin-antitoxin system PemK/MazF family toxin, with product MAYSQGAIVIADDPFGNNPKRPYLILSNDHVPFHGQEYVAAVITTTARTEAVELTANRLERGQLPRTSYVSPWSVLTLKDWMITKQPAEASDATVDEVRQELDTYLQTG from the coding sequence ATGGCGTATTCGCAAGGCGCTATCGTCATCGCGGACGACCCGTTCGGCAACAACCCGAAACGCCCGTACCTAATCCTCTCGAACGATCACGTCCCCTTCCACGGCCAAGAGTACGTTGCGGCAGTGATCACGACGACGGCTCGAACTGAGGCCGTTGAACTCACTGCCAACAGGCTCGAACGGGGACAACTCCCCCGGACGTCCTACGTGTCTCCGTGGTCAGTTCTCACGCTCAAGGACTGGATGATCACGAAACAACCCGCAGAAGCGAGTGACGCGACCGTCGATGAGGTGCGACAAGAATTGGACACATATCTTCAGACTGGATAA
- a CDS encoding PAS domain-containing protein — MGTEYGDIDGHAVLDSLSDALFTVDKQGRLSYANQRLLDVLDTSDDALLGEPLAALEPFIDRGFDDLAAAIEDVRSGTHSDRRVEVEAGLPEATSVPVDARVTLFDESGVSGALVVLRQLRHEAQRFRAMFERHSAPMLLIDPDSGRIEKANRSAVEFYGYDADQLHEMSIQEINCLSPEQIARERERAKREDRNHFLFEHRLESGDVRDVEVHSSPVTIEGQTLLFSIIHDVTQREESRRELQVFREAVEQAGHSVIITDAAGVIEYVNSAFESVTGYESEEVVGRTPRVLKSGKQDDRFYDRLWGTVLSGKVWEAELVNQRKSGELYYVEHTIAPIVEDDEITNFVAVQKDITERKLKEKRLSELHRVLRHNVRNELAAIRGNAELLANELDGEAHEQLEWILERADALTETSEKITRLQQRIDHDYDGGAVCRPKTVIPELVADARELYPDAEIHTDVEPVVVRMGAATCRRLLFELLENAIVHNDREVLKVGITVETPGGDAKRVRLEVSDNGPGIPPQERTAVELDAEDPLKHGSGIGLSHIHWLVTDHGGEVEISDNDPRGSTVTLWLPRAESHTE; from the coding sequence ATGGGGACGGAATATGGAGACATCGACGGGCACGCCGTCCTCGATAGTCTCTCGGATGCGCTCTTTACCGTCGACAAGCAGGGAAGGCTCTCGTATGCGAACCAACGACTGCTTGACGTCCTGGATACCTCGGACGACGCTTTGCTTGGGGAGCCACTCGCCGCTCTCGAACCGTTCATCGACCGTGGGTTCGATGACCTCGCGGCGGCGATTGAGGATGTCCGCTCGGGAACCCATAGCGACCGCCGGGTCGAGGTCGAGGCGGGGCTGCCCGAGGCCACGTCCGTACCCGTTGACGCTCGTGTCACCCTCTTCGATGAGAGCGGCGTCTCGGGTGCGCTCGTGGTGCTGCGGCAGCTCCGTCATGAGGCGCAGCGTTTCCGGGCGATGTTCGAACGACACAGCGCGCCGATGTTGCTCATCGATCCCGACTCAGGGCGGATCGAGAAGGCGAACCGGTCGGCGGTCGAGTTCTATGGCTACGACGCCGACCAGCTCCACGAGATGTCGATCCAAGAGATCAACTGTCTTTCTCCCGAACAGATCGCCCGCGAGCGCGAGCGGGCCAAACGCGAAGACCGGAATCACTTCCTGTTCGAACACCGTCTCGAATCCGGTGATGTCCGTGACGTGGAAGTCCACTCCTCACCGGTCACAATCGAGGGGCAGACGCTGTTGTTCTCGATTATCCACGATGTGACCCAGCGCGAGGAGTCCAGACGCGAACTGCAGGTGTTTCGCGAGGCTGTCGAACAGGCCGGTCACTCGGTCATCATCACCGACGCTGCGGGCGTCATCGAATACGTCAACTCCGCCTTTGAATCTGTCACGGGGTACGAGAGCGAGGAAGTTGTCGGTCGGACGCCCCGTGTACTCAAATCCGGCAAGCAGGACGACCGCTTCTACGACCGGTTGTGGGGGACGGTCCTCTCCGGAAAGGTCTGGGAAGCCGAACTAGTCAACCAGCGCAAGTCCGGCGAACTGTACTACGTGGAACACACGATTGCCCCTATCGTCGAGGACGATGAAATCACGAACTTCGTCGCCGTTCAGAAAGACATCACCGAGCGAAAGCTGAAGGAAAAGCGGCTCTCGGAACTCCACCGGGTCCTGCGACACAACGTGCGTAACGAACTGGCGGCGATCAGGGGGAACGCGGAACTCCTCGCCAATGAGTTAGACGGCGAGGCACACGAGCAACTGGAGTGGATACTCGAGCGTGCGGACGCCCTCACCGAGACGAGCGAGAAGATCACCCGGCTCCAGCAGCGGATCGACCACGACTACGACGGCGGGGCAGTCTGTCGCCCAAAGACAGTGATACCGGAGCTCGTGGCCGACGCGCGGGAGCTGTATCCGGACGCGGAGATTCACACCGACGTCGAGCCGGTCGTGGTTCGTATGGGTGCAGCGACCTGCCGGCGGCTCCTGTTCGAGCTGCTCGAGAACGCCATTGTCCACAACGATCGCGAGGTTCTGAAGGTCGGAATCACAGTCGAGACGCCGGGGGGCGACGCAAAGCGGGTTCGGCTCGAAGTGTCGGATAACGGCCCCGGTATTCCGCCGCAGGAACGGACTGCGGTTGAGCTTGATGCCGAAGACCCGCTGAAACACGGTAGCGGTATCGGACTATCGCACATTCACTGGCTCGTCACCGACCACGGAGGGGAAGTCGAGATTTCGGACAACGACCCCCGCGGAAGCACCGTCACGCTGTGGCTTCCTCGCGCCGAGAGTCACACGGAGTGA
- the phoU gene encoding phosphate signaling complex protein PhoU produces the protein MARKDYQRKLDELRSDVVSMSDLVLDRYNRALTTMETKDEPMAQSVIEGDEDVNQLYLDLESDCIELFALQQPVAGDLRFIASTFKIITDLERIGDFATNLAGYAIEAEQNRYSEIDISYIGTEAGAMVGDAMAAYADADADRAREIAARDDRIDRLCEEAGEAVMQDLIETQYNDNIEAVVEDASRLLLTVRDLERVSDHAVNICARTVYMAEHDDELIY, from the coding sequence ATGGCACGAAAGGACTACCAGCGAAAGCTCGACGAGCTCCGGTCGGATGTCGTTTCGATGAGCGACCTTGTCTTGGACCGGTACAACCGGGCACTGACGACGATGGAAACAAAAGACGAACCAATGGCTCAGTCGGTTATCGAGGGTGACGAGGACGTAAACCAGCTGTATCTCGATCTCGAAAGCGACTGCATTGAGCTGTTTGCCCTCCAGCAGCCCGTTGCTGGCGACCTCAGGTTCATCGCCTCGACGTTCAAGATCATCACCGACCTCGAACGAATCGGGGATTTCGCAACGAACCTTGCGGGCTATGCCATCGAAGCCGAGCAGAACCGATATTCCGAGATCGATATATCGTATATCGGTACCGAAGCCGGAGCCATGGTTGGCGATGCGATGGCTGCCTATGCCGATGCCGACGCCGACCGGGCACGCGAAATCGCCGCCCGTGATGACCGAATCGACCGGCTCTGTGAGGAGGCTGGCGAAGCCGTTATGCAGGACCTCATCGAAACCCAATACAACGATAATATAGAGGCCGTCGTTGAGGACGCCTCCCGGCTGCTGTTGACAGTCCGTGACCTTGAACGAGTGAGCGACCACGCTGTGAACATCTGTGCTCGAACCGTCTACATGGCCGAACACGACGACGAACTGATTTACTGA
- a CDS encoding DoxX family protein, producing MATQNKRTTTKLFGRGVSYGTSGQWNSYWLLFLRLVMGWWFFSSGLSKIVEYGVLYDAHGWMMFGTEGTIVYPITAWFAANAVWLPNLLIPWGQLLIGLGLIVGCLTRLAAANGAVLMFFFYFGNAEWGNGFVNGDLFGLLLFLTIIVFAAGRVWGIDAYLEGTNYVKNRPKLRYILG from the coding sequence ATGGCTACTCAAAATAAACGAACTACCACGAAATTGTTCGGCCGAGGAGTCTCATACGGGACGAGCGGCCAGTGGAACAGTTACTGGTTGCTATTCCTCCGACTTGTCATGGGTTGGTGGTTTTTCAGCAGTGGACTGTCAAAGATCGTCGAATACGGCGTGCTGTACGACGCCCACGGCTGGATGATGTTCGGCACTGAGGGAACCATTGTCTACCCAATTACAGCATGGTTCGCCGCTAACGCAGTCTGGTTGCCGAACCTGCTCATCCCGTGGGGACAGCTCCTGATCGGACTGGGACTGATAGTCGGCTGTCTAACCAGACTTGCTGCAGCCAACGGAGCTGTCCTGATGTTTTTCTTTTATTTCGGGAACGCCGAATGGGGGAATGGATTCGTCAACGGAGACCTGTTCGGGCTGTTGCTATTCCTAACCATTATCGTATTCGCCGCTGGCCGCGTTTGGGGAATCGACGCCTACCTAGAGGGAACCAACTACGTCAAAAACCGGCCGAAACTTCGGTACATCTTGGGCTAA
- a CDS encoding arsenate-mycothiol transferase ArsC, giving the protein MTETTRIGFVCVQSAGRSQMATAFAEQERNKRGLEAEVDIVTGGTAPAESVHNIVIRVMEEVDIDIAERSPQKITPAELEQCDVVATMGCSTLELETTVDVRDWALADPDDATVEEARAIRDAVRSNVQALFDELQR; this is encoded by the coding sequence ATGACAGAGACAACACGCATCGGCTTCGTCTGCGTCCAGAGCGCGGGCCGAAGCCAGATGGCCACGGCGTTTGCTGAACAGGAACGAAACAAACGCGGTCTCGAAGCAGAAGTCGACATCGTCACTGGCGGCACTGCCCCGGCTGAATCCGTCCATAACATCGTCATCCGCGTTATGGAGGAGGTTGACATCGACATCGCTGAGAGGTCACCACAAAAAATCACGCCCGCAGAGCTTGAGCAATGTGACGTTGTCGCGACGATGGGCTGTTCGACTCTTGAGTTGGAGACAACCGTTGACGTTCGCGACTGGGCGCTTGCCGACCCTGATGACGCGACTGTCGAGGAAGCACGGGCAATACGCGATGCTGTTAGGTCGAACGTTCAAGCGCTATTCGACGAATTACAGCGGTAG
- the pstC gene encoding phosphate ABC transporter permease subunit PstC → MATESQPDPGITKGSGTQADQIQNRRARRVLFGCATITVLTTLAIFFVLLDNATSYFWSSRLSHALLFGEPFQQEITFTEFFAGTRWAPEHATPAHGILPVVFGTLSITVGAAFVSIPIGTATALYVSEYAAPGVRSKLKPTLEVLAGIPTIVYGYFAIAFINPVVLGPIADALFGINIGRYSMLSGMLVVGIMTIPMVSSISEDAMQAVPDDLRNGAYALGATKYDVSVNVVVPAAISGIFASYILAVSRAVGETMAVTLAAGFNANITANPFDEIMTMTAYMVSMARGTSAVGTIEYQSLFAVGLLLFVMTLSMNLLNDYMKRRFQEEYR, encoded by the coding sequence ATGGCAACCGAATCGCAACCCGATCCGGGGATAACGAAGGGCAGCGGCACGCAGGCCGACCAGATACAGAACCGCCGTGCCCGGCGGGTGCTGTTCGGCTGTGCCACCATCACAGTCCTCACAACTCTGGCTATCTTCTTTGTGCTCCTGGATAACGCGACCAGTTACTTCTGGAGTTCGCGGCTCTCCCATGCGCTGTTGTTCGGCGAGCCGTTCCAGCAGGAAATCACCTTCACCGAGTTCTTCGCGGGCACGCGGTGGGCACCTGAGCACGCGACACCCGCCCATGGTATCCTCCCGGTGGTCTTCGGGACGCTATCTATTACGGTTGGAGCAGCGTTCGTCTCCATCCCTATCGGGACGGCGACAGCGCTGTACGTCTCCGAGTATGCCGCGCCGGGGGTCCGGTCGAAGCTCAAACCGACGCTTGAGGTGCTCGCAGGCATCCCGACGATCGTTTACGGATACTTCGCCATCGCGTTCATCAACCCCGTTGTCCTCGGCCCCATCGCCGACGCGCTGTTCGGCATCAACATCGGCCGCTACAGCATGCTCTCCGGCATGCTGGTTGTCGGCATCATGACGATCCCGATGGTCTCCTCGATCAGCGAGGACGCCATGCAGGCCGTTCCGGACGACCTGCGGAACGGCGCCTACGCGCTCGGCGCAACAAAGTACGATGTGTCAGTCAACGTCGTCGTTCCCGCCGCGATTTCGGGCATCTTCGCCTCCTACATCCTCGCCGTGTCGCGGGCCGTCGGTGAGACGATGGCCGTAACGCTGGCGGCGGGCTTCAACGCCAACATCACCGCCAACCCCTTCGACGAAATCATGACCATGACGGCGTACATGGTCTCGATGGCCCGCGGAACCTCCGCGGTCGGCACCATCGAATATCAGTCGCTGTTCGCCGTCGGGTTGTTGCTGTTCGTGATGACGCTGTCGATGAACCTGCTGAACGACTATATGAAGCGCCGCTTCCAGGAGGAATACCGATGA